TCGTTTATAAATTAACAAAAGACCATTTCTATTCGATTAGAATAAAAACAGCCTTTTCCGTTCATCAAGTAATTATAAATTTTATTAATGTTAGCTTCTTAGTTATTTAATTTGATTAACCATCTCTAAAATTTCTTCTGTAACTTCTTCGATTGATTTGCCAGTTGTATCTAAAGTAACTGCGTCATCAGCTTTTCTTAGAGGTGATATCTCACGGTTCATATCATATTGATCACGAGCTTCAATATCTCTTTTTAAATCTTCAAAATTAGACTCAATGCCTCTTAATTGATTATCTTTTAAACGTCTTTCTGCACGTTCTTCAACTGAAGCAATCATATACACTTTTAAATCTGCATCTGGTAAAACTACTGTACCAATATCACGACCATCCATTACGATACCTTTTTCTGCAGCTAATTCCTTTTGTTTTTTAACAGCGAATGAGCGCACAGGTTCTTTAGAAGCTACGTATGAAACATGTTGCGTCACATCATTACTTCTTAGATAGTCTGTAACATCTTCGTTATCTAAAATGACACATTGACCTTTATCTGCTTTATAAGTTAAATCTAATGTTGTTTGGTCAACAAGTTTTGCAAAGTCCTCAGTTTTATTTAATTTTAAGTATTTGTATGTTAATGCACGATACATCGCACCTGTATCGACATAAATCATTGATAGTTCACTCGCTACACGCTTCGCAATTGTACTTTTACCGGCAGCAGCTGGACCATCTAATGCAATATTAATGGCTTTCATGCGTCATTTCCCTTCCTTGTCGTTTTATGAATAATATTTTATCATAATTAGGTAAACGAAATATAGGAGGAAATATATGAAACATCTACTTGTTATTCATACTGGTGGCACAATAAGTATGTCACAAGACCAATCTAATAAAGTAGTAACAAATGATATCAACCCTATTTCAATGCATCAAGATGTAATTAATCAATATGCACAAATAGATGAATTAAATCCTTTTAATGTTCCATCACCTCATATGACTATACAACATGTTAAACAATTAAAGGATATTATTTTAGAGGCAGTAACAAAAAAATACTATGATGGTTTTGTCATCACACATGGCACTGATACATTAGAAGAAACTGCCTTTTTGCTAGATTTAATATTAGGCATTGAAGAACCTATTGTCATAACTGGTGCAATGCGTTCATCAAATGAAATTGGTTCAGACGGTTTATATAATTATATTTCCGCTATACGTGTAGCTTCTGATGAAAAAGCACGCCATAAAGGGGTCATGGTTGTATTTAATGATGAAATTCATACTGCACGAAATGTAACTAAAACCCACACTTCAAATACTAATACTTTCCAAAGTCCTAATCATGGACCATTAGGTGTTCTAACAAAAGATCGCGTTCAATTCCACCATATGCCTTATCGTCAACCCGCCCTACCAAATGTCGACGAATCACTTAATGTACCGCTAATTAAAGCATATATGGGCATGCCAAGTGATATTTTTAATTTTTACAGTCGTGAAAAGATTGACGGGATGGTTATTGAAGCATTAGGACAAGGTAATTTACCTCCAAGTGCATTAAACGGTATTAATCAATTAGTTAAACTAAATATACCTATTGTTTTAGTTTCTCGTTCTTTCAATGGTATTGTAAGTCCTACTTATGCATATGATGGCGGTGGTTATCAACTCGCTCAACAAGGCTTTATTTTCTCTAATGGCTTAAATGGTCCTAAAGCACGTTTGAAACTATTAGTTGCATTAAGTAATCAACTAGATACCACTAAACTAAAATCATACTTTGAATTATGATTTTTGTATAAAACAAAAAAGGTCTATTTGCATCGGTTAGTCATCAACAAAGTTGGACATAATGAGTATGTCAATTGTTGAAAAGCTATACCTCTAGCAGATAGACCTTTTAAATTATGATTCTAACGGTGTTTGTTTTTTAGCGAGCATGCTTTGAGCGATAATACCACCGTGAAACTTACCATTTTCAATGAAAATAGTATTCGCATCGTTTCCTGCTGCAATAACACCTGCGATATAACAATTTTCGACGTTTGTTTCGTAAGTTTCTTTATTATACATAGGCGCTGTTCCAAATTCATTTGTGTTAATTTGAATACCTACTGATTTTAAAAATTCATAATCGGGATGGTAACCAATCATCGCAAATACATAATCGTTATGAATCGTTTTATTCTTTCCATTTACTTCATAAGTCAATGTATCTTCAGTAATTTGTGTGACATTGGCATTGAATTCCATGTCTATTTTTTCATGGTTTACAAGTGCTGTGAAATTTGGAAGTATCCACGGTTTGATTGATGGTGAATAATCTCCGCCTCGATATAGCACTGTCACATTTGCGCCAGCTTTTTCTAATTCTAACGCTGCATCAATTGCTGAGTTTTTACCGCCAATAATTACGACGTCTTGATCGAAGTACGGATGCGCCTCTTTAAAATAATGGAAGACTTTCGGTAAATCAGCACCTTCAACTTCTAATGTATTATGCTGGCTATAGTATCCAGTTGCAATTGTCAAAAAGCGACATTCATATACATCTTTCGTTGTAGTTATTGTAAATTTATTATCTATTTTTTTAACTGTTAACACTTCTTCAAATGCATTTACTCTTAGTTGGTGATGCTTCACAACTTCACGATAATATACTAATGCTTGATTACGTCTTGGCTTACTTTCTTCTACGATAAATGGCACGTCCCCGATACTCAATTTATCGCTTGATGAGAAAAATGTTTGGTGTGTTGGATAATTATATATTGATTCAACGACATTACCCTTTTCAATAATTAGCGTATCAATGCCTTTTCTTTTTTGTTCAATAGCCGCACTTAAACCGCATGGCCCTCCACCAATTATAATACTTTCTACTTTTTGCATTGTTTCGGCCTCCTTTAATCCCAAACTATTATAACAGTTCAATAGTTGATAAGCTAAGTCTGTGCTTACTAATTTATGATATATTTCCGACAATTTGTAGGTTTACACTAAAATATTGTCGTCTGTACAATTGTACGCTTCTTCTTTAGTTTTATTGAGGAAAGTAAGTTAAAAACTTAGTCATAACTCAATATTGAATATTGATAATTCCAATTTTGATATTTGAGCAATACCATCAATTATATACATTTAATCTTTATTATCAGTAAACGGTAATAAATTGGATATTTATTCAATGAAGTTAACTGATAAACACTTTCTAAATCTTCACGAAAAAACTGCTACATTACGATAAGTGAATTATAAGTAAATCAGATTTCACTAAAATTACTTTAAAACACTAATGTGTATGTAGCAGTTGAATTTAAAGATTGAATTGATATTGATTATGGAATAATAATTTGTTGGCCATTTCTAATATTATTACCACTTAAACCATTAGCACGTCTAATTTTCTCAACGTTTTCAGGCGAACCTGAACCATAGTATTGAATTGCGATTCGATAAAGGTTTTCTTGACCACTAACTGTATGTCTTTGTCCTCCACCTTGACGTTGCTGTTGTTGGTTTTGATTTGCTTGTTGTTGATTTTGGTTATTTTGCGTTTGATTGTTCGCTTGGTTTACATTATTTTGATCATCAGTAGTTGCTTTATCTTTATCATCAGATTTTGATTTGTCGTTGTCTTCAGATTTTGACTTGTCTTTTGCAGAATCTGTTGAAGTTTTTTTATCTTTACTATCTTCAGATTTATTTTTGTTCGTATTCGCTATTTTATTTTCTTTCGTACCATTATTATGGTTATTTAATGCCATACCACCAAAGATTGCTAAAGCACCAACAATTAACACGGCTGCAATTAAAGGTAATAATACTTTCGTCATACCGCCTTTTTTATGCTCTTTTTCTTTATCTTGATGATCACGATGTTCATGATGATGATTCGTTTGAGCAGAAGCTTGTTGTTTTGAAGCGGCAGCTGCTCCTACTACACCAGCGGTACCTGCGCCAACAGCGGCACCCTTCTTACTATTATGATCTTTTTTCTTTTGTTTTGCTTCATTACTTTCAGTAGACTTTTCAACGCTATCTTTTTGAACATTTTGTTTGTCTTTTGCTTGATACTTAGCTTTTGATGCGCCACCTGCTGCACCTGCAACACCAGCGGTACCCGCACCAATTGCTGCAGCTTTTTTGCCATTATGTTTTTCTTTTGTATCATCATTTTTCGCATCAACCGGCACGTCTTTACTATTCTCTGCTGATTCTTTTGGCTTATTAGTATCAGTTGCAAAATGCGGTTTCGGCTGTTGTACTTTTTCATGATCAACATTGTTAGCTACACTTTGATCTTTCTCAGTAACTTGAGCTTTTTGAGTTTCTTGCGTTTCCTCATGTTTCACATTTTCTTCATTTGGTTCTGGATGTGATTTATCCATTGCAAATGTATTTTTAGTGTAATTTGACTCTTCATTATGAGACTTACTTTCATGATGGCTAACTTCTTGATTTGAAGAACTATGTAATGTTGATTCATCTTGTCGATCATCTAACGTTCCAGCCTCATTTTGAACTTTGTCTTCAGACACTTTTGATTCATGGTGGTGTTGTTTATTATGATTCGTTGCTAAATCACGACGTCTTTTTCTTCTTTGGGCATTTCTCGGCGGAAACTGTTGCTCCGTTTTCTCTGATGTATCTTGATGTTCTACTTCTGCTTGGTCTTTTTCAACATCTTCCATATGATCTTGATGTGAATTTGTGTCTATCGATTGACGATTTTTTTCAAAGTCATCTTTAAAATTATTAGACATAGCCATCTTCCTTTCTATTCTATTACAATGATTTTACATAAAATATACCCATATGACATATGTTTATGTATATTTTTCAAAATTATTTCAATCATTTTTCAATTGTGTATACACTAATTATAGCTTGTCAATTTTCTTTTAGTAAAGTAATACTATCTAGGAAATAAATTTTGCAACTTTTCTTCAAAACCGATACTTCTAATTACCTTTTTCTTATTTAAAACCACTATATCCATCATATTCGAATCATTGTCACAACATTGCTCTTGTGTAGGTGGAAATTCTCCAAAAAATTCTAACAAATATTTGCGTCTACATTGGTCTAACTTACTATATCCAATCATACGAAAGAATCCTAATTGTTTTCGTTTAAAAGATTGCTGGAAAATTTGTTTTAATGTTTCAATTTTATAGAAAGAATGTAATGTTGTTAAAATATGTTGCTTGTCTGGTGGTAGAAATTCACCTAACTCAAAATTTTGGACATCTTCTTTTGTAATCATATCTGTAAATAATAATGTTTCTAAAATATACCTATCATCTGGTTGATATAAACTAATCGCCTGACTACGTTCACCATCACGTCCTGCACGACCAATCTCTTGTATGTAATTTGATGGACTTGTTGAGAGATGAAAATGAATAATGGTTCTGATATCTTTTTTATTAATCCCCATTCCAAACGCACTCGTTGCAACAATAACTGGAATATCATTATTTAAAAATTGTTGTTGAACCGTTTGACGTTCTTGGTAATTCATATCTCCATGGTATATACCTGTTAGAAAACCATAATCATATATCATTTGTGCCAAATTTAGACACATTTTTTTAGAAGATACGTAAATAATTGTTGGACCAGAGGTTTCGAGAAATGGTAGAAGCCACTCAATTTTTTCTTCATCATCTTGAAAGTTAAAATGCTTAAAGCTTATGTTCGGGCGATTCATAGTAGTTTTAATAACATTAAATTGAATGGATAGCATTTTTGTTAAATCATCTTGTAAATGT
This is a stretch of genomic DNA from Staphylococcus roterodami. It encodes these proteins:
- a CDS encoding YpdA family putative bacillithiol disulfide reductase codes for the protein MQKVESIIIGGGPCGLSAAIEQKRKGIDTLIIEKGNVVESIYNYPTHQTFFSSSDKLSIGDVPFIVEESKPRRNQALVYYREVVKHHQLRVNAFEEVLTVKKIDNKFTITTTKDVYECRFLTIATGYYSQHNTLEVEGADLPKVFHYFKEAHPYFDQDVVIIGGKNSAIDAALELEKAGANVTVLYRGGDYSPSIKPWILPNFTALVNHEKIDMEFNANVTQITEDTLTYEVNGKNKTIHNDYVFAMIGYHPDYEFLKSVGIQINTNEFGTAPMYNKETYETNVENCYIAGVIAAGNDANTIFIENGKFHGGIIAQSMLAKKQTPLES
- a CDS encoding asparaginase, producing MKHLLVIHTGGTISMSQDQSNKVVTNDINPISMHQDVINQYAQIDELNPFNVPSPHMTIQHVKQLKDIILEAVTKKYYDGFVITHGTDTLEETAFLLDLILGIEEPIVITGAMRSSNEIGSDGLYNYISAIRVASDEKARHKGVMVVFNDEIHTARNVTKTHTSNTNTFQSPNHGPLGVLTKDRVQFHHMPYRQPALPNVDESLNVPLIKAYMGMPSDIFNFYSREKIDGMVIEALGQGNLPPSALNGINQLVKLNIPIVLVSRSFNGIVSPTYAYDGGGYQLAQQGFIFSNGLNGPKARLKLLVALSNQLDTTKLKSYFEL
- the ebpS gene encoding elastin-binding protein EbpS: MSNNFKDDFEKNRQSIDTNSHQDHMEDVEKDQAEVEHQDTSEKTEQQFPPRNAQRRKRRRDLATNHNKQHHHESKVSEDKVQNEAGTLDDRQDESTLHSSSNQEVSHHESKSHNEESNYTKNTFAMDKSHPEPNEENVKHEETQETQKAQVTEKDQSVANNVDHEKVQQPKPHFATDTNKPKESAENSKDVPVDAKNDDTKEKHNGKKAAAIGAGTAGVAGAAGGASKAKYQAKDKQNVQKDSVEKSTESNEAKQKKKDHNSKKGAAVGAGTAGVVGAAAASKQQASAQTNHHHEHRDHQDKEKEHKKGGMTKVLLPLIAAVLIVGALAIFGGMALNNHNNGTKENKIANTNKNKSEDSKDKKTSTDSAKDKSKSEDNDKSKSDDKDKATTDDQNNVNQANNQTQNNQNQQQANQNQQQQRQGGGQRHTVSGQENLYRIAIQYYGSGSPENVEKIRRANGLSGNNIRNGQQIIIP
- the cmk gene encoding (d)CMP kinase — translated: MKAINIALDGPAAAGKSTIAKRVASELSMIYVDTGAMYRALTYKYLKLNKTEDFAKLVDQTTLDLTYKADKGQCVILDNEDVTDYLRSNDVTQHVSYVASKEPVRSFAVKKQKELAAEKGIVMDGRDIGTVVLPDADLKVYMIASVEERAERRLKDNQLRGIESNFEDLKRDIEARDQYDMNREISPLRKADDAVTLDTTGKSIEEVTEEILEMVNQIK
- a CDS encoding ATP-dependent DNA helicase, with translation MLYKALKDNFGFDSFKPGQQEIIESVLRHKHTLGILPTGSGKSLCYQLPTYLSNKPTLIVSPLISLMDDQVMQLKINGEKRVACIHSGMDEIEKKHNIKCLRHSRFIFLSPEFLLQLANFKLISKIDFGMIVLDEAHCLSEWGYDFRPHYALIGKVTSHFKKAVVLALTATAPPHLQDDLTKMLSIQFNVIKTTMNRPNISFKHFNFQDDEEKIEWLLPFLETSGPTIIYVSSKKMCLNLAQMIYDYGFLTGIYHGDMNYQERQTVQQQFLNNDIPVIVATSAFGMGINKKDIRTIIHFHLSTSPSNYIQEIGRAGRDGERSQAISLYQPDDRYILETLLFTDMITKEDVQNFELGEFLPPDKQHILTTLHSFYKIETLKQIFQQSFKRKQLGFFRMIGYSKLDQCRRKYLLEFFGEFPPTQEQCCDNDSNMMDIVVLNKKKVIRSIGFEEKLQNLFPR